The genomic region CGCAGGGGATTGGCGTGCCACTGTCTCTCCCGGGCCCTCACGCCGTATTTCGACGGTCTGCTTGTCATACCAGTTCGGTCCCGGTCCGCTCACAGGGCGCCTCCCTGGCCAGGCCGGTCCCCTGGCACAGGTGAATCCCTCGAGGGGGCAAAACTTCTTTGGATCTGCTCAGTGCTCGTGGCCAGGGCTGTGCGCGTGCCCGTGCTCGAGCTCCTCCTCGGTGGCCTTGCGCACCTCGCGCACGGTGACCTCGAAGTGGAGCGTCTTGCCCGCCAGCGGGTGGTTGAAGTCCACCACCACCGTCTTGTCGCGCACCTCCTTCACCAGGAAGTCCACCTCATCGCCCTCGTCGTCCGTGGCGCTGATGATGCCCCCTTCCTCGATCTCCATGTCCGCGGGGAACTCCTCGCGCGGCACCTCCTCCACGCCGTCCGGGTCGTATTCCCCGTAGCCCTCCTCGGGGGAGACCTTCACCTTCAGGGCGTCGCCCGCCTTCTTGCCCTCGAGCGCCTTCTCCAGCCCCGGGACGATCTCCTCGTACCCGTGCAGGTAGACGAGCGGATCGCTCTCCTCGCTCTCCTCGATGACCTTCCCGTCTCCCAGGGTCAGCCGGTAGTTGATGGTGACGACGCTGTCCTTCGTGATTTCCATGGATGCTCTCCTCGCCTGCCCGGGGGTGACTCCATCCTCAATGAGGCTCACCTGCCTTCCAGGCGAGTCCGAGCCGGGGCCGTCTACCACAGACACCCTGGGGCGTGTCCGCATTCGGGACAAGGTGTCCCATCCCCGAACAGTTTCCCTTCCGCCCCGCCTCGCGCCCGCTCCTGTTCCGAGGGGATGGGGCCTCCTCCTGCGGTTGGTGCGGAACCTGCTTGGTATCCTCCCGGGAGTCCCTGAATCCCATGCCTGGCTCGATGTGCGCCAAGGCAGGTTCCCCAGCGGAGGCGGCAGTCACCATGGAAGCGTTCCTCAGAGATGTCCGCTTTGCCTGGCGAGGCCTGCGCCGGACCCCCGGCTTCACCCTCGCCGTGGTGCTCACGCTGGGACTGGCGCTGGGGGCCAACACCGTCATCTTCAGCATGGTGCATGCGCTGACGCTGCGCCCGCTGCCCTTCCCCCACGGCGAGGAGCTGGTGCGGCTGTATTGCATGCAGCCCGAGCAGGGCGGCGTCAGCGCCTCAGAACCCGAGACCGCGGCCTGGGCCGAGGCGTCCGGGGCCTTCAACGGGGTGGTGGGCTTCCACTACACCCCCGTCAACCGCACGGGAGGCGAGGTGCCCGAGCGGCTCAACGCGGTGCGCACCACTCCCAATATCTTCTCCGTGGTGGGCGTGGCTCCCCTCGCGGGCCGCCTCTTCGAGGCCGGGGATGCGCAGGCGGGCGCGGCCCCCACGGCAGTCATCTCGCACGCGCTGGCCACGCGCCTGTTCGCCACCGCGGAGGCCGCACCCGAGCAGCTGCTCTGGCTGAATGGCGCCGCGGTGCGCATCGCGGGGGTGCTCCCTCCGGGCTTCACGCTGGGGAACTCCGCTCGTGAGATCGACGTCTGGCTGCCCCTGTCGCTGCGCACCGAGCTGGAGGCGCAGGGGCACCACCACCTGACGGTGCTCGCCCGGCTGAAGCCGGGGGTGTCTCTGGAGTCCGCGCGTCTGGCCGCCGCCCAGCGCATCGCCCATCTGCGCGCGGGAGAGGACGCGGCCGAGGATGCCGAGCCTCCGCACGGCGTGCAGGTGCTCTCCTGGCAAGAGGAGATCACCGGACGCGTCCGCCCGGTGGTGTTCGCCCTCTGGGGCGCCGCCGCCTTCGTCCTCCTCATCGCCTGCGCCAACGTGGCCAACCTGCTGCTGGCGCGCGTGGTGCACCGTCGGCGCGAGGGCGCCATCCGCTCCGCGCTCGGCGCCAGCCTCAGCCACCGCCTGAGCGAGTCGATCGCCGAGAGCCTGCTGCTGTCGCTGCTGGGCGGGGCGCTCGGGCTGCTGCTGGCGCTCTGGGGCACCGATGCGCTCTCCTCGCTGGTGCCGCCCGCCCTGCGGAGCATCGCGAAGCCCGAGCTGCACCTGCCGGTGCTCCTCTTCGCCTCGGGGCTGTGCGTGGGCGTCGCGCTGCTGCTCGGGCTGGTGCCCGCGATCGACTCCTCTCGCGTCGCGCTGCTGCCGCTGCTGGCCGGGGGCCACGGCACCACCGGTGTCCGCCACCCGCTCCGCGCGGCGCTGGTGGTGGTGCAGCTCGCGCTGGCCCTCGTGCTGCTCACGGGGGCGGGCCTCCTCGTGCGCACGCTCGGGCACCTCTCCGAGGTGGATCTCGGCTTTCGGACCGAGGGCGTGGTGTCCGCGGCGGTGCAGCTGCCCGCCCAGCGCTATCCGGACGAGGATGCGCGCACCCACGCCGCCACCCAGCTGGAGGCGGCCCTGGCCTCGCTCCCGGGCGCTCAGGCGGTGGGGCTCCTGCGAGAGATCCACCTGGGCGGCTCCACCACCTCGTCGGGCATCCGGGTGGAGGGGATGGACGACACCGGCACTCGCCGGCACGCCAACCACCGCGTGGCCAGCCCCGGCGCCTTCGCGGCGCTGGGAGTGCCGCTGAAGAGCGGCCGGCTCTTCGAGGCCACGGATGCGAAGGGCGCGCCTCCCGTGGCCCTGGTCAACGAGACCTTCGTGCGCATGTTCCTCGACAAGAAGCCCGCCCTGGGCTCCCGCCTCTCCTTCGATGGGACCCACTGGTGGACGGTGGTGGGCGTCGTGGGGGACGTGCGCCACCAGGAGCTGACCCAGCCCCCGGCCCCCTCCTTCTATCTGCCGATGGCCCAGGCGGCGCCCGCGGAGATGCACCTCGTCGTCCGGGGCACGCCCGGGCCCACGCTCGCGCAGCTGCGCTCGGCGGTGGCCAGCGTGGACCCCGAGCTGCCCGTGCCCGCGCTGGAGAAGCTCGACGCGCTGGTGGCGCGCGGCAGGCAGCGGCATGAGCTGATGCTCTCCTTGCTCTCCGGCCTCTCGGGG from Hyalangium gracile harbors:
- a CDS encoding FKBP-type peptidyl-prolyl cis-trans isomerase, with the translated sequence MEITKDSVVTINYRLTLGDGKVIEESEESDPLVYLHGYEEIVPGLEKALEGKKAGDALKVKVSPEEGYGEYDPDGVEEVPREEFPADMEIEEGGIISATDDEGDEVDFLVKEVRDKTVVVDFNHPLAGKTLHFEVTVREVRKATEEELEHGHAHSPGHEH
- a CDS encoding ABC transporter permease; protein product: MEAFLRDVRFAWRGLRRTPGFTLAVVLTLGLALGANTVIFSMVHALTLRPLPFPHGEELVRLYCMQPEQGGVSASEPETAAWAEASGAFNGVVGFHYTPVNRTGGEVPERLNAVRTTPNIFSVVGVAPLAGRLFEAGDAQAGAAPTAVISHALATRLFATAEAAPEQLLWLNGAAVRIAGVLPPGFTLGNSAREIDVWLPLSLRTELEAQGHHHLTVLARLKPGVSLESARLAAAQRIAHLRAGEDAAEDAEPPHGVQVLSWQEEITGRVRPVVFALWGAAAFVLLIACANVANLLLARVVHRRREGAIRSALGASLSHRLSESIAESLLLSLLGGALGLLLALWGTDALSSLVPPALRSIAKPELHLPVLLFASGLCVGVALLLGLVPAIDSSRVALLPLLAGGHGTTGVRHPLRAALVVVQLALALVLLTGAGLLVRTLGHLSEVDLGFRTEGVVSAAVQLPAQRYPDEDARTHAATQLEAALASLPGAQAVGLLREIHLGGSTTSSGIRVEGMDDTGTRRHANHRVASPGAFAALGVPLKSGRLFEATDAKGAPPVALVNETFVRMFLDKKPALGSRLSFDGTHWWTVVGVVGDVRHQELTQPPAPSFYLPMAQAAPAEMHLVVRGTPGPTLAQLRSAVASVDPELPVPALEKLDALVARGRQRHELMLSLLSGLSGLALLLAALGIWGVMSYNVTQRMRELSIRRALGATEGSLIRLVVGAAGKLVGFALLVGLPAAVGLGQAVRSLLYGVTPTDLPTLLGVAALLGAVGLIAAWLPARRAARVDPGLSLRAE